In Micromonospora sp. WMMA1363, a genomic segment contains:
- a CDS encoding type I polyketide synthase yields the protein MRKDLVISINPCGAIEASPRLVAAACGGGGVGVLDLAGGGRDMARAVEQASSWSAGPVGVRVPAGCAATLAEVERAASGCLDLVVLPGDSPWDVARTVARHRVLAEVCSVAEARTAAAAGAHGLIARGTETGGRVSELSSFVLLQQLLADDRLGLPIWVAGGVGWHTAAACVVGGAAGVVLDSQLALMPESDLPEDVMAVIRRMDGSEAVLDGGVRGIHPGGRRDGGSGLLPVGQDGWLAAVFRRRWRDTKTAVRGVVSAIEQAVAAEAAGTLAPGAPMAQGLGIRLPVAQGPMTRVSDTGQFAAAVADGGGLPFIALALASGERSRTLLREAADAVGDRPWGVGILGFTSEQVRAEQIAAVREIGPQVVIIAGGRPAQAKAFEGEGIAAFLHVPSSGLLRQFLRSGARRFVFEGAECGGHVGPRTSFGLWEGQVAVLEEFLDAAPAGTGEQVQVWFAGGIHDARSAAMVAAVALPLVRRGVAVGVLMGTAYLFTDEAVACGAIRPLFQREVLAATETVLLETAPGHVTRCLNSPFVDEFQRIREELAATGAQGQHLWDPLETLNMGRLRIASKGIRREGDSLVEVEEAGQRVEGMFMAGQVAVLRDARTTIAALHADVTTGAQAFYAERVAALTPGAERTLDEPPTPLDIAIVGMSCVMPGSPDLAAFWQAILAGRDTITEVPADRWDVDTYHDQQARPGKAGHPTTASKWGGFVPPVPFDAIGYGIPPASLASIEPAQLLALEVAHRALIEAGYPCDESGVDHSRTGVVFGAESGSDLSQAYDLQITLPAHLGDLPAELADVLPTITEDSFPGVLANVMAGRVANRLDLGGPNFVVNAACASSLAAVDAACKELNAGTSDLMICGGVDLHNAIYDFVMFTSVHALSATGRCRTFDATGDGIALGEGAACVVLKRLADAERDGDRIYAVIKGLGAGSDGRALGLTAPRAEGQRRALDRAYAAAGISPRQVGLVEAHGTGTVVGDRTELQTLTHLFTDHDARPGSCALGSVKSQIGHTKCAAGLAGMIKAALALHTAVTPPTINLTRPNPAWDPSTSPFVFHTEPRPWNSPAAERFAAVSAFGFGGTNYHAVLAAHRSVPEPRHTYDEWPAELFCFRGRDRESAHQAVRRFAATAQSTDRYGQPWRLRDLAATLANQMDPRQGPVQLAVVARDRHELSHLLRRATDGEHDPRRGLIQPPERTAAEDGVGKVAFLFPGQGSQRRGALVDLFVAFPEIRKYLGPDEWWTNVLFPPAAFDPTTEQEQHERVRDTRVAQPALGIGGLAVNHLLHRLNVRPDLAGGHSYGELVALCVAGAYGAETLLELSRERAAAILAAAGDDPGTMAAVHATAEQTATVLATAGLADHVVLANHNAPAQVVISGATPAVEAAVTALRSAGLSGRVLPVACAFHSPVVAGGVERFARALAEHPVVPPRIPVWSNQDATPYPDDDAGQVRHRLAAQIGAPVRFVDQIEGMYASGARTFVEVGPGHVLTRLVQAVLGDRPHLAVACDRDSGEGLRDLLTAVAELACAGVPVQTGWLFHGRDITEVPATEPAKHPVWSVSGRLVRDRDGACPPGGLTPPRRVKELTMSASVGPTGGGDHEKLITDFLRTSRELIATQRDVMLAYFGGSGGRLVWQQSAEQPPAMLPAPTTMTSAVAPLSPTLAATALAAVTDGAASIGGTAVVPAARTAPAAEEFSSMVLSVISERTGYPVDMIDVDLNLEADLGVDSIKRAEVAGEVATRLGLSPDGDDAELDDSELEGLVKSGTVRTMVDWLQARARAVTATGAPATTPAPPGASSPVSASLATPLSTDLDWLLDLSARAASSTPTVDAALPGQRGSAPPAAVAGDGAAAAAAAAAAHDVPPGIAPTRLVPRLVPAADAAVEPTATLTGTTLLVTGDSPVAARVVELLRESGANVRIGSVRDDEAADGVDGLLLVDGLSGAEAPMLPGAFTLIRRAVTGGVRWLVAVADRTAGPCADGLVGLFRTVAREYPQTVTRMVIVNGSDPAERLARQLVEEMLTPGDTPVVDRSDGGRCTSVLVPESLGVSAVAGAGPAGDGAAEVPAVGLDRDAVVVLVGGARGITAGIARTLAAACGCRIELIGRTPLPDEPEDPLLAGAADPTALRAALADQGMREPSRIARRAREILAVREVRATLREVRDAGSQVRYHALDVRDEQATRDLITSIHGEFGRLDGLVYAAGLIEDKLIADKDTQSFARVFNTKVSGAQTLLVALDELKCTPTFVVLFGSIATFNGTRGQADYAAANDALETMGARWATRTGNRCLTVHWGPWAPAAGHAGMVTVELSKHYARHGVGMVKPQEGVSSLLSELAYGDPTRTAVVYVAVGR from the coding sequence ATGAGGAAAGACTTGGTCATCTCGATCAACCCCTGTGGGGCGATCGAAGCAAGCCCACGCCTGGTGGCCGCCGCTTGCGGAGGCGGGGGAGTAGGCGTCCTCGATCTTGCCGGCGGTGGTCGGGACATGGCGCGCGCCGTCGAACAGGCCTCGTCGTGGTCGGCCGGACCGGTCGGTGTCCGGGTGCCCGCCGGCTGTGCGGCCACCCTCGCCGAGGTGGAACGGGCGGCGTCGGGATGCTTGGATCTTGTGGTTCTACCGGGGGACAGCCCGTGGGACGTGGCCCGGACCGTCGCGCGCCACCGGGTCCTGGCGGAGGTGTGCAGCGTCGCCGAGGCCCGCACGGCGGCCGCGGCCGGTGCACACGGGTTGATCGCCAGGGGGACGGAGACGGGCGGACGGGTCAGCGAGCTCAGTTCGTTCGTGCTGCTACAGCAGCTGCTGGCCGACGACAGGCTCGGCCTGCCGATCTGGGTGGCTGGTGGCGTGGGGTGGCACACAGCGGCTGCCTGCGTGGTCGGCGGGGCGGCAGGAGTGGTACTGGACAGCCAGCTGGCGTTGATGCCGGAGTCCGACCTGCCCGAGGACGTCATGGCCGTCATCCGACGGATGGACGGTTCGGAGGCCGTCCTCGATGGAGGGGTGCGAGGTATTCACCCCGGCGGGCGGCGTGACGGCGGGTCCGGGTTGCTGCCGGTGGGCCAGGATGGCTGGTTGGCGGCGGTGTTCCGGCGGCGGTGGCGGGATACCAAGACCGCCGTGCGGGGCGTGGTATCCGCCATCGAGCAGGCCGTTGCCGCCGAGGCGGCGGGGACTTTGGCCCCCGGCGCGCCGATGGCGCAGGGGTTGGGTATCCGGCTACCGGTGGCGCAGGGCCCGATGACGCGGGTCAGCGACACAGGGCAATTTGCCGCGGCGGTGGCCGACGGCGGTGGACTGCCGTTCATCGCGCTCGCTCTCGCGAGCGGGGAGCGATCCCGGACGTTGCTGCGGGAGGCGGCCGACGCGGTGGGGGACCGGCCCTGGGGCGTGGGAATTCTGGGGTTCACGTCGGAACAGGTGCGAGCGGAGCAGATTGCGGCGGTACGCGAGATCGGTCCGCAGGTGGTGATCATCGCTGGCGGCCGGCCGGCACAGGCCAAGGCCTTCGAAGGGGAAGGTATCGCCGCGTTTCTGCATGTGCCGTCATCGGGCTTGCTGCGTCAGTTTCTGCGCTCCGGGGCACGCCGGTTCGTCTTCGAGGGCGCGGAGTGTGGCGGCCATGTGGGGCCGCGTACCAGCTTCGGGTTGTGGGAGGGGCAGGTGGCGGTGCTGGAGGAGTTCCTGGACGCCGCGCCCGCCGGGACCGGCGAGCAGGTGCAGGTGTGGTTCGCCGGCGGCATCCACGACGCCCGGTCCGCGGCGATGGTGGCGGCGGTTGCGCTACCGCTGGTCAGACGGGGTGTCGCGGTCGGGGTGCTGATGGGCACCGCGTACCTGTTCACCGACGAGGCGGTGGCGTGTGGGGCGATCCGGCCGCTGTTCCAGCGTGAGGTGCTGGCGGCGACGGAGACGGTGTTGTTGGAGACGGCCCCGGGGCACGTGACGAGATGCTTGAACAGCCCGTTCGTCGACGAATTCCAACGGATTCGGGAGGAGTTGGCGGCGACGGGGGCGCAGGGCCAGCACCTGTGGGACCCGCTGGAGACGCTCAACATGGGCCGGTTGCGGATCGCGAGTAAGGGGATTCGCCGCGAGGGTGATTCGCTGGTGGAGGTCGAGGAGGCCGGTCAGCGTGTCGAAGGGATGTTCATGGCCGGCCAGGTCGCGGTCCTGCGGGACGCGAGGACGACAATTGCCGCCCTGCACGCGGACGTCACCACCGGTGCGCAGGCGTTCTACGCCGAGCGCGTCGCCGCCCTGACGCCGGGCGCGGAGCGGACCCTGGATGAGCCACCGACGCCGTTGGACATCGCGATCGTCGGGATGTCGTGCGTCATGCCCGGCTCGCCGGACCTGGCCGCCTTCTGGCAGGCGATCCTGGCAGGGCGGGACACGATCACCGAGGTGCCCGCCGATCGATGGGATGTGGACACGTACCACGACCAGCAGGCCAGGCCGGGTAAGGCCGGACACCCCACCACCGCCTCGAAATGGGGCGGATTCGTCCCGCCGGTGCCCTTCGACGCCATCGGCTACGGCATCCCCCCGGCGTCGTTGGCCAGCATCGAACCGGCTCAGTTGCTCGCGTTGGAGGTGGCGCACCGCGCTCTGATCGAGGCCGGCTACCCGTGCGACGAGTCGGGCGTCGACCACAGTCGTACCGGGGTGGTGTTCGGCGCGGAGAGCGGCAGCGACCTGTCGCAGGCCTACGATCTCCAGATCACCTTGCCTGCCCACCTTGGCGATCTCCCCGCCGAGCTGGCCGATGTGCTTCCCACGATCACCGAGGACAGCTTCCCCGGAGTGCTGGCCAACGTGATGGCCGGGCGGGTGGCCAACCGACTTGACCTCGGTGGACCGAACTTCGTCGTCAACGCGGCGTGTGCGTCGTCGCTGGCCGCGGTCGACGCCGCGTGTAAGGAGTTGAACGCGGGCACCAGCGACCTGATGATCTGCGGCGGGGTGGACCTGCACAACGCCATCTACGACTTCGTCATGTTCACCTCGGTGCACGCGTTGTCGGCGACCGGCCGGTGTCGCACGTTCGACGCCACCGGTGACGGCATCGCCCTCGGCGAAGGAGCAGCCTGTGTCGTGCTGAAGCGGTTGGCCGACGCCGAACGCGACGGTGACCGCATCTACGCCGTCATCAAGGGACTCGGCGCCGGCAGCGACGGGCGGGCGCTGGGCCTGACCGCTCCCCGCGCCGAGGGACAGCGTCGGGCGCTGGACCGCGCCTACGCGGCTGCCGGCATCTCGCCACGCCAGGTCGGCCTGGTCGAGGCGCACGGCACCGGGACCGTTGTCGGTGATCGCACCGAACTCCAGACCCTGACCCACTTGTTCACCGACCACGACGCACGGCCTGGTAGCTGCGCGCTCGGCTCAGTGAAGTCACAGATCGGGCACACCAAGTGCGCCGCCGGCCTCGCCGGAATGATCAAGGCCGCCCTCGCACTGCACACCGCGGTCACGCCGCCGACCATCAACCTCACCCGTCCCAATCCGGCATGGGATCCGTCGACCAGCCCGTTCGTCTTCCACACTGAGCCCCGTCCGTGGAACTCCCCGGCCGCCGAGCGGTTCGCCGCGGTCAGCGCGTTCGGGTTCGGCGGCACCAACTACCACGCGGTTCTCGCCGCCCACCGCAGCGTCCCCGAACCACGCCACACCTACGACGAATGGCCGGCGGAGCTGTTCTGCTTCCGCGGCCGCGACCGCGAATCGGCGCACCAGGCGGTGCGCAGATTCGCGGCCACCGCGCAGTCCACCGACCGGTACGGTCAGCCGTGGCGGCTACGCGACCTGGCCGCCACGCTCGCCAACCAGATGGACCCCCGCCAGGGGCCGGTCCAGCTCGCCGTCGTCGCCCGCGACCGGCACGAGCTGAGCCATCTGCTTCGCCGCGCGACGGACGGTGAGCACGACCCGCGTCGTGGGCTGATCCAACCGCCGGAACGGACAGCGGCGGAGGACGGCGTCGGGAAGGTGGCGTTCCTGTTCCCGGGGCAGGGCAGCCAGCGTCGGGGAGCCCTGGTCGACCTGTTCGTCGCGTTCCCCGAGATCCGGAAGTACCTCGGCCCAGACGAGTGGTGGACGAATGTGCTGTTCCCTCCCGCGGCGTTCGATCCGACGACCGAACAGGAACAGCACGAGCGGGTCCGGGACACGCGGGTCGCGCAGCCCGCGCTCGGCATCGGCGGTCTCGCCGTCAACCACCTGCTCCACCGCCTCAACGTCCGCCCCGACCTCGCGGGTGGCCACAGCTATGGAGAACTTGTCGCCCTCTGCGTCGCTGGCGCGTACGGCGCCGAGACCCTGCTGGAACTCAGCCGCGAACGGGCGGCCGCGATCCTCGCCGCCGCCGGTGACGACCCCGGCACCATGGCCGCCGTCCACGCTACCGCCGAGCAGACCGCCACCGTGCTCGCCACCGCCGGCCTCGCCGATCACGTGGTGCTCGCCAACCACAACGCGCCGGCGCAGGTGGTGATCTCCGGTGCCACGCCGGCGGTCGAGGCGGCGGTCACCGCGCTGAGGTCGGCCGGACTGTCCGGACGGGTGCTGCCGGTGGCCTGCGCGTTCCACAGCCCGGTCGTGGCCGGTGGGGTGGAACGCTTCGCGCGGGCGCTCGCCGAACACCCGGTCGTTCCGCCACGCATCCCGGTCTGGTCCAACCAGGATGCCACCCCGTACCCCGACGACGACGCCGGTCAGGTACGGCACCGGCTCGCGGCCCAGATCGGCGCGCCGGTGCGGTTCGTCGACCAGATCGAAGGGATGTATGCCAGCGGTGCCCGCACCTTCGTCGAGGTCGGCCCTGGGCACGTTCTCACCCGCCTCGTGCAGGCCGTGCTCGGCGACCGGCCCCACCTCGCCGTCGCCTGTGACCGCGACTCGGGCGAGGGCCTACGGGATCTGCTCACCGCGGTGGCGGAACTGGCGTGCGCCGGCGTGCCGGTCCAGACCGGCTGGCTTTTCCACGGCCGGGACATCACCGAGGTGCCCGCCACCGAGCCCGCCAAGCACCCGGTCTGGAGCGTCAGCGGTCGCCTCGTCCGGGACCGCGACGGTGCGTGTCCTCCCGGGGGCCTGACACCCCCCCGACGTGTCAAGGAGCTGACCATGAGCGCATCAGTGGGACCCACCGGCGGAGGAGACCACGAAAAGTTGATCACCGACTTCCTTCGCACCAGCCGCGAACTGATCGCCACTCAGCGCGATGTCATGCTCGCCTACTTCGGTGGCAGCGGTGGTCGGCTCGTCTGGCAGCAGTCAGCGGAGCAACCGCCGGCGATGTTGCCCGCACCGACCACGATGACCAGCGCGGTCGCGCCGCTGTCGCCAACGCTGGCGGCGACCGCGCTTGCGGCCGTGACCGATGGTGCGGCGTCCATCGGCGGCACCGCTGTCGTACCGGCCGCCAGAACGGCGCCGGCGGCTGAGGAATTCTCCAGCATGGTGCTGTCGGTGATCAGTGAGCGGACCGGATACCCGGTCGACATGATCGACGTCGACCTGAATCTGGAAGCGGATCTCGGCGTGGACTCGATCAAGCGTGCGGAGGTGGCCGGCGAGGTGGCGACCCGGTTGGGGCTGTCCCCCGACGGCGACGATGCGGAGCTCGACGATTCGGAGCTGGAGGGCCTGGTCAAGAGCGGCACGGTACGCACGATGGTCGACTGGCTGCAGGCGCGGGCACGTGCGGTGACGGCCACCGGTGCGCCGGCAACGACCCCGGCCCCGCCCGGCGCGTCGTCACCGGTCTCGGCGTCGCTCGCCACACCGTTGTCGACCGACCTGGACTGGCTCCTCGACTTGTCCGCCCGGGCCGCGTCGTCCACGCCGACGGTGGACGCGGCTCTCCCGGGTCAGCGAGGCAGCGCACCGCCCGCGGCGGTGGCCGGCGACGGCGCGGCAGCGGCAGCGGCAGCGGCAGCGGCTCACGATGTGCCACCCGGCATCGCGCCGACACGTCTGGTGCCCCGGCTGGTGCCTGCGGCGGACGCGGCGGTGGAGCCGACCGCCACGCTGACGGGCACGACGCTCCTGGTGACCGGGGACAGCCCGGTAGCGGCGCGGGTAGTCGAGCTGTTGCGCGAATCCGGGGCGAACGTGCGTATCGGCAGCGTCCGCGACGACGAAGCAGCCGACGGGGTCGACGGCCTGCTCCTCGTCGACGGGCTGAGCGGAGCCGAGGCACCCATGCTGCCCGGCGCGTTCACGCTCATCAGGCGTGCCGTGACGGGTGGCGTGCGCTGGCTGGTGGCGGTGGCCGACCGAACCGCCGGTCCATGCGCCGACGGGCTGGTTGGGCTCTTCCGCACCGTCGCCCGGGAGTATCCGCAGACCGTCACCCGGATGGTCATCGTGAATGGTTCGGACCCCGCCGAACGCCTCGCCCGGCAACTCGTCGAGGAGATGCTGACCCCGGGCGACACACCGGTGGTCGACCGCAGCGACGGAGGGCGGTGTACGAGCGTTCTGGTGCCGGAGAGCCTGGGCGTGTCGGCCGTCGCCGGGGCGGGGCCCGCCGGCGACGGTGCGGCCGAGGTGCCCGCGGTCGGTCTGGACCGCGATGCGGTGGTGGTGCTGGTCGGCGGCGCTCGTGGGATCACCGCCGGGATCGCCCGAACTCTCGCTGCTGCCTGCGGGTGCCGGATCGAGCTGATTGGCCGGACACCGCTGCCGGATGAGCCGGAAGACCCGCTGCTCGCCGGCGCGGCCGACCCGACGGCGCTGCGGGCCGCGCTGGCCGACCAGGGCATGCGCGAACCCTCCCGGATCGCGCGGCGGGCCCGCGAGATCCTCGCCGTCCGAGAGGTGCGGGCGACCTTGCGGGAGGTGCGCGACGCGGGCAGCCAGGTGCGCTATCACGCCCTCGACGTCCGGGACGAACAGGCGACCCGCGACCTCATCACGTCGATCCACGGCGAGTTCGGGCGCCTCGACGGGCTGGTGTACGCCGCCGGATTGATCGAGGACAAGTTGATCGCCGACAAGGACACCCAGTCGTTCGCCCGGGTCTTCAACACCAAGGTCAGCGGTGCCCAGACGCTGCTGGTCGCGCTGGACGAGCTGAAGTGCACACCGACCTTCGTGGTGCTGTTCGGCAGTATCGCCACCTTCAACGGCACCCGGGGCCAGGCGGACTACGCCGCCGCCAACGACGCCCTGGAGACGATGGGCGCTCGCTGGGCGACGAGGACCGGTAACCGGTGTCTCACCGTGCACTGGGGTCCGTGGGCGCCGGCCGCGGGCCACGCCGGCATGGTCACCGTCGAGCTGAGCAAGCACTACGCCCGCCACGGTGTCGGGATGGTCAAGCCGCAGGAGGGAGTGTCGAGCCTGCTCAGCGAGCTGGCCTATGGCGACCCCACCCGGACCGCGGTCGTCTACGTCGCCGTGGGCCGGTGA